A single genomic interval of Streptomyces sp. NBC_00663 harbors:
- a CDS encoding acyltransferase: protein MNVRIQPTAQVDETAVIGDGTTVWDLAQIREDARLGGGCIVGRGAYVGPGVRIGDNVKLQNYALVYEPAVLGDGVFVGPAAVFTNDYFPRSVDTEGKLKRGGDWEAVAVTVAEGASVGARSVCVAPVHIGRWALVAAGAVVTKDVPDFALVAGVPARRIGWVGRAGVRLVEREPGTWECPETGGLYDEKDGELVERA from the coding sequence ATGAACGTCAGAATTCAGCCCACCGCCCAGGTCGACGAGACGGCCGTGATCGGCGACGGGACGACGGTCTGGGACCTGGCCCAGATCCGCGAGGACGCCCGGCTGGGCGGTGGCTGCATCGTGGGCCGGGGGGCCTACGTCGGCCCCGGGGTGCGGATCGGCGACAACGTCAAGCTTCAGAACTACGCGTTGGTGTACGAACCGGCGGTGCTCGGGGACGGGGTGTTCGTCGGCCCGGCGGCCGTGTTCACCAACGACTACTTCCCCCGTTCCGTGGACACCGAGGGGAAGCTGAAGCGCGGCGGTGACTGGGAGGCCGTGGCCGTCACCGTGGCCGAGGGGGCCTCCGTCGGGGCGCGTTCGGTCTGTGTCGCCCCGGTCCACATCGGTCGTTGGGCGTTGGTCGCGGCGGGGGCCGTGGTGACCAAGGACGTCCCGGACTTCGCACTTGTGGCGGGTGTACCGGCGCGCCGGATCGGCTGGGTCGGGCGGGCCGGCGTACGCCTGGTGGAACGCGAACCGGGCACGTGGGAGTGCCCGGAGACGGGCGGGCTGTACGACGAGAAGGACGGCGAACTCGTCGAGCGCGCATGA
- a CDS encoding WecB/TagA/CpsF family glycosyltransferase produces MNGRQTLFGVELDPLTMDQTVERCLEAVRDGRQLEIGVVNAAKLVNMRRDERLAKAVSGCDLVLADGQAVVWAGRVLKAPLPERVAGIDLFLRLLAEAESAGMSVYFLGAKEEVLAEMVRRVAVRFPGLKVAGHRNGYFDDSAQEAIADAIAESGAQMLFLGMTSPKKEIFTAAYGERTGARVVHGVGGSFDILAGITKRAPAAWQRWGLEWLYRVLQEPRRLGRRYLTTNAAFLLMTARERFRLTPSTAPANRSH; encoded by the coding sequence ATGAATGGGCGTCAGACGCTGTTCGGCGTCGAGCTGGACCCGCTGACCATGGACCAGACCGTCGAGCGCTGCCTCGAAGCGGTGCGGGACGGCAGGCAGTTGGAGATCGGTGTCGTCAACGCCGCGAAGCTGGTGAACATGCGGCGCGACGAGCGCCTCGCCAAGGCGGTGTCCGGCTGCGATCTGGTCCTCGCCGACGGACAGGCCGTGGTCTGGGCCGGGCGGGTGCTGAAGGCCCCGCTGCCGGAGCGGGTCGCCGGGATCGACCTGTTTCTGCGGCTGCTGGCCGAGGCCGAGTCGGCGGGCATGTCGGTGTACTTCCTCGGCGCCAAGGAGGAGGTGCTGGCGGAGATGGTACGGCGGGTGGCCGTGCGTTTCCCCGGCCTGAAGGTGGCGGGTCACCGCAACGGCTACTTCGACGACTCCGCGCAGGAGGCGATCGCCGACGCGATCGCGGAGAGCGGCGCCCAGATGCTCTTCCTTGGCATGACCTCGCCGAAAAAGGAGATCTTCACCGCCGCGTACGGCGAACGCACTGGCGCCCGTGTGGTGCACGGCGTCGGCGGCTCCTTCGACATCCTGGCCGGGATCACCAAGCGGGCCCCGGCAGCCTGGCAGCGCTGGGGCCTGGAATGGCTCTACCGCGTGCTCCAGGAACCCCGCCGCCTGGGCCGGCGCTACCTCACCACCAATGCTGCCTTCCTTCTCATGACGGCGCGCGAGCGTTTCCGGCTCACCCCGTCGACCGCTCCCGCGAACAGGAGTCACTGA
- a CDS encoding nucleotide sugar dehydrogenase yields MRVVVVGQGYVGLPLAIRAAEVGHEVIGYDVDSRRIKSLAAGESFVEDVSSERIRAALDNGTYRASESARDCGGFDVAVVTVPTPLHEGTPDLRYIKESAVTLGRYLRPGATVVLESTTYPGTTQELFAPLLEEGSGLTAGADFHLGYSPERIDPGNTVWGFKETPKVVSGVNEASLKAVQDFYAQLVDTTVPVSSPKEAELAKLLENTFRHVNIALVNEIAMFAHHLDIDVWQAIDAASSKPFGFMKFTPGPGVGGHCLPIDPSYLSWRVQRELGQSFRFVELANDINNHMPEYVTRRVTDLFNGRRRSVNGSRVLLLGLAYKKNTGDARESPALRISQLLLDMGAQVRAADPHVVEGLPVDARLVRVEPDAEELAAADVVVLLTDHDSFDYELIAEQAPFVLDCRRRLPPGPTIEVL; encoded by the coding sequence ATGCGTGTCGTCGTGGTGGGACAGGGATACGTCGGACTGCCGCTGGCCATCCGCGCCGCCGAGGTCGGGCACGAGGTGATCGGGTACGACGTCGACTCGCGCCGGATCAAGAGCCTCGCCGCCGGTGAGTCCTTCGTGGAGGACGTCTCCTCGGAGCGCATCCGCGCGGCGCTGGACAACGGCACCTACCGTGCGAGCGAGTCGGCCCGCGACTGCGGCGGTTTCGACGTCGCCGTCGTGACCGTGCCGACCCCGCTGCACGAGGGCACTCCCGATCTGCGGTACATCAAGGAGTCCGCGGTCACCCTCGGCCGCTATCTGCGCCCCGGCGCCACGGTGGTCCTGGAGTCGACCACCTACCCCGGCACCACCCAGGAGCTGTTCGCGCCGCTCCTGGAGGAGGGATCGGGGCTCACCGCGGGCGCCGACTTCCATCTCGGGTACAGCCCGGAGCGGATCGACCCCGGCAACACGGTCTGGGGCTTCAAGGAGACACCGAAGGTCGTCTCGGGAGTCAACGAGGCGTCCCTGAAGGCCGTACAGGACTTCTACGCCCAACTCGTCGACACCACCGTGCCGGTGAGCTCGCCGAAGGAGGCCGAGCTCGCCAAGCTGCTGGAGAACACCTTCCGGCATGTGAACATCGCGCTGGTCAACGAGATCGCCATGTTCGCCCACCATCTGGACATCGACGTGTGGCAGGCGATCGACGCCGCGTCCAGCAAGCCCTTCGGCTTCATGAAGTTCACGCCCGGACCGGGGGTGGGCGGCCACTGTCTGCCCATCGACCCGTCGTATCTCTCCTGGCGGGTGCAGCGCGAACTCGGGCAGAGTTTCCGGTTCGTGGAGCTGGCCAACGACATCAACAACCACATGCCCGAGTACGTGACCCGGCGCGTCACCGACCTGTTCAACGGGAGACGAAGATCCGTCAACGGCTCGCGCGTCCTGCTGCTCGGTCTGGCGTACAAGAAGAACACCGGTGACGCCCGCGAGTCGCCGGCCCTGCGCATCTCCCAACTGCTCCTTGACATGGGGGCCCAGGTCAGGGCCGCCGACCCGCATGTCGTCGAGGGTCTGCCGGTGGACGCCCGGCTGGTCCGGGTCGAGCCGGACGCGGAGGAGCTGGCCGCCGCCGATGTGGTGGTCCTGCTCACCGATCACGACAGTTTCGACTACGAACTCATCGCCGAGCAGGCCCCGTTCGTCCTCGACTGCCGCCGTCGCCTGCCCCCCGGACCCACGATCGAGGTGCTCTGA
- the wecB gene encoding non-hydrolyzing UDP-N-acetylglucosamine 2-epimerase: MPRIVCVAGARPNYMKIKPVMDALERRGAEVLLVHTGQHYDPAMNDVFFADLGIRPPDRFLGVGSGSHAEQTGRVMTAFEPLLEEVAPDIVVVVGDINSTLACALVTAKAGPLLAHVESGLRSRDWSMPEEVNRVATDRVSDYLLAPSPDAVENLRAEGYREDQIHLVGNVMIDTLLANLDRARASDVLDRYGLTRGEFGLVTLHRPANVDDPEILAGLLKALGEIAGRCPLLLPVHPRAAGKLAEIGVPGGIQLVPPAGYLDFIALQDAARVVLTDSGGVQEETTALGVPCVTLRDNTERPITVEQGTNVLAGRDPDRIVATVHQVLDAPPAPRRPELWDGRASERIAEVLVKGGTSSTRPRPTDQPGPTDRTLPI; encoded by the coding sequence ATGCCGCGCATCGTCTGCGTCGCCGGGGCCCGCCCCAACTACATGAAGATCAAACCGGTGATGGACGCACTGGAGCGCCGCGGCGCCGAGGTGCTCCTCGTCCACACCGGCCAGCACTACGACCCGGCGATGAACGACGTGTTCTTCGCCGACCTCGGCATCCGGCCGCCCGACCGCTTCCTCGGCGTCGGCTCCGGCAGCCACGCCGAGCAGACCGGGCGGGTGATGACCGCGTTCGAGCCTCTTCTGGAAGAGGTCGCGCCGGACATCGTGGTCGTCGTCGGCGACATCAACTCCACGCTCGCCTGCGCCCTGGTCACCGCCAAGGCGGGGCCGCTGCTCGCGCATGTCGAGTCCGGGCTGCGCAGCCGCGACTGGAGCATGCCGGAGGAGGTCAACCGGGTCGCCACCGACCGGGTCAGCGACTATCTGCTGGCCCCCTCCCCCGACGCGGTCGAGAACCTGCGCGCGGAGGGGTACCGGGAGGACCAGATCCACCTGGTCGGCAACGTCATGATCGACACGCTGCTGGCCAACCTGGACCGGGCCCGCGCCTCCGACGTCCTGGACCGATACGGCCTCACCCGGGGCGAGTTCGGCCTGGTGACCCTGCACCGGCCCGCCAACGTGGACGACCCCGAGATCCTGGCGGGGCTCCTCAAGGCCCTCGGCGAGATCGCCGGACGCTGCCCGCTCCTGCTGCCCGTGCATCCCCGCGCGGCCGGCAAGCTGGCCGAGATCGGTGTCCCCGGTGGCATCCAACTCGTGCCGCCCGCCGGGTACTTGGACTTCATCGCACTCCAGGACGCCGCCCGTGTCGTGCTCACGGACTCGGGCGGTGTGCAGGAGGAGACCACCGCGCTCGGCGTGCCGTGTGTGACGCTGCGGGACAACACCGAGCGGCCCATCACGGTCGAGCAGGGCACCAACGTACTGGCCGGACGCGATCCCGACCGGATCGTGGCCACCGTGCACCAGGTGCTGGACGCCCCGCCCGCACCGCGCCGGCCCGAACTCTGGGACGGCAGAGCCAGCGAACGCATCGCCGAGGTGCTGGTGAAGGGAGGCACTTCGAGCACCCGGCCGAGACCCACCGATCAACCGGGACCCACGGACCGAACGCTCCCCATATGA
- a CDS encoding chain length determinant protein codes for MDLAEIFRVMRRRWHVLLPGLLLTAGLVFGVTLVVHVTYQSQSTVVLLNSQKATVAYNGNPFLSTQTSLTGMADNLARNLNSDDSLRELKSRGAKGTFEAKLADNAQGPLLWLTVTGTDQASVLSSDKILTAYAKERLEQFQQDQSVASKAMIRMTTIVAPQTPVAQTKTRLEYMIMAGGGGLVLTLVAVFYAEARRRPRRPGSPASPDSPVLPDEGASTDVPVVEETLAIRRPPSWSQAAEQERAAEDGPAAAQPREPRPVMAGASAAEPRDEESTHGHRPRTGQRDR; via the coding sequence ATGGATCTCGCGGAGATCTTCCGCGTCATGCGCAGGCGCTGGCATGTCCTGCTGCCAGGGCTGCTGCTGACCGCGGGCCTCGTCTTCGGTGTGACCCTCGTGGTGCACGTCACCTACCAGTCACAGAGCACGGTGGTGCTGCTCAACTCCCAGAAGGCGACGGTCGCTTACAACGGCAACCCCTTCCTGAGCACACAGACCTCGCTCACCGGCATGGCCGACAACCTGGCGCGCAACCTCAACTCCGACGACTCGCTGAGGGAGCTCAAGTCCCGTGGCGCCAAGGGCACGTTCGAGGCGAAGCTCGCCGACAACGCGCAGGGGCCGCTGCTGTGGCTGACCGTCACCGGCACCGACCAGGCCTCCGTGCTGTCCTCGGACAAGATCCTGACCGCCTACGCCAAGGAGCGGCTGGAGCAGTTCCAGCAGGACCAGTCGGTCGCCTCGAAGGCCATGATCCGCATGACGACGATCGTGGCTCCGCAGACTCCGGTGGCGCAGACCAAGACCCGGCTCGAGTACATGATCATGGCGGGGGGCGGGGGTCTGGTGCTCACCCTGGTCGCCGTCTTCTATGCCGAGGCGCGCAGGAGGCCGCGGCGGCCGGGGTCACCGGCATCGCCGGACTCGCCGGTCCTGCCGGACGAGGGGGCGTCGACCGACGTGCCGGTAGTGGAGGAGACGCTCGCCATCCGGCGCCCGCCGAGCTGGTCGCAGGCCGCCGAGCAGGAGCGGGCCGCCGAGGACGGGCCGGCCGCCGCCCAGCCCAGAGAACCACGGCCCGTCATGGCCGGAGCATCCGCCGCAGAGCCGCGCGACGAGGAGTCGACCCATGGACATCGCCCGCGCACCGGACAGCGAGACCGGTGA
- a CDS encoding oligosaccharide flippase family protein: MDIARAPDSETGETSDAAGEKSDAPGGTGDGSGGTSDTPAPPPGSEPSAPSLGRKVRSAARWSLINTVVLRLGNFATGIVLARFALGPAEWGVYGIAQTVLLVLLSANELGVGLAIVRWEGDARRFAPTVLTLSTLSSGLLYVALFASAPTVAGLLDSPDAAGVLRVMCLCVLIDGVAQVPGGFLTREFAQGKRMAVDGLNFVVGTGVTLVLAFAGWGAMSFAVGAVAGNVVTLIGCALAAPGTLKYGWNPEQARALLRFGLPLAGASMLALAVVNVDTMVVGATLGNISLGFYVLAFNISGWPVRIISEAARRVSFAGFSRLADSPQALAQGFSRALGVLMTGTVPLCVLLAGLAEPVVRLIYGDQWAPAAAALPWLMALGLIRIGSELAYDCLVAVGQRRSLFLVQGLWLVALIPVLLVAARTNGTAGVAQGHVLVAGGLVVPVFLIALGRGGVGVGLIARACAWPFLGGAVMTAVVLGLEPRFGDSRLALLAIGTIALAGYTVCVLPSRDFLRGVGPGDRAHRGRHRATAPVRSPQQDLR; this comes from the coding sequence ATGGACATCGCCCGCGCACCGGACAGCGAGACCGGTGAGACGAGCGACGCGGCTGGTGAGAAGAGCGACGCGCCTGGTGGGACGGGTGACGGGTCCGGTGGGACGAGCGACACGCCCGCTCCACCCCCTGGCTCAGAACCCTCAGCTCCCTCCCTCGGCCGGAAGGTCCGCTCCGCGGCCCGCTGGAGCCTGATCAACACCGTCGTCCTGCGCCTGGGCAACTTCGCCACCGGCATCGTGCTGGCCCGCTTCGCCCTGGGCCCCGCGGAGTGGGGCGTGTACGGCATCGCCCAGACCGTGCTGCTGGTCCTGCTGTCCGCGAACGAACTGGGCGTGGGCCTGGCCATCGTGCGCTGGGAGGGGGACGCGCGCCGGTTCGCGCCGACCGTGCTGACCCTGAGCACCCTCTCCAGCGGTCTGCTGTACGTGGCCTTGTTCGCGTCGGCACCGACGGTGGCCGGGCTGCTCGACTCGCCGGACGCCGCGGGCGTGCTGCGGGTGATGTGCCTGTGTGTGCTGATCGACGGGGTGGCCCAGGTCCCCGGCGGCTTCCTCACCCGCGAGTTCGCGCAGGGCAAGCGGATGGCCGTCGACGGTCTCAACTTCGTCGTCGGCACCGGCGTGACCCTGGTGCTGGCCTTCGCGGGCTGGGGCGCGATGAGCTTCGCCGTGGGGGCCGTCGCCGGGAACGTGGTGACGCTGATCGGCTGTGCGCTGGCCGCGCCGGGCACCCTGAAGTACGGCTGGAACCCCGAACAGGCCCGGGCGCTGCTGCGGTTCGGGCTGCCGCTCGCCGGGGCGAGCATGCTGGCCCTCGCGGTGGTCAACGTGGACACCATGGTGGTCGGCGCGACGCTGGGCAACATCTCCCTCGGTTTCTACGTCCTCGCCTTCAACATCTCCGGCTGGCCCGTGCGGATCATCTCCGAGGCCGCCCGCCGGGTCTCCTTCGCCGGCTTCTCCCGCCTGGCCGACTCACCGCAGGCCCTCGCCCAGGGCTTCAGCCGCGCCCTGGGCGTCCTGATGACCGGCACCGTCCCGCTGTGCGTCCTGCTGGCCGGCCTCGCGGAACCCGTCGTCCGGCTGATCTACGGCGACCAGTGGGCACCCGCCGCCGCCGCGCTGCCGTGGCTGATGGCCCTCGGCCTGATCCGCATCGGCAGTGAACTCGCCTACGACTGTCTCGTCGCGGTCGGCCAACGCCGCTCGCTGTTCCTGGTGCAGGGCCTGTGGCTGGTCGCCCTGATCCCCGTACTGCTCGTCGCCGCCCGTACGAACGGGACCGCAGGAGTCGCCCAGGGCCATGTCCTGGTCGCCGGCGGCCTGGTGGTGCCGGTGTTCCTGATCGCCCTCGGCCGGGGCGGCGTCGGCGTCGGCCTGATCGCCCGGGCCTGCGCCTGGCCCTTCCTCGGCGGGGCCGTGATGACCGCGGTCGTCCTCGGCCTGGAGCCCCGGTTCGGAGACAGCCGGCTCGCCCTGCTCGCCATCGGCACGATCGCCCTGGCCGGCTACACGGTGTGCGTCCTGCCCAGCCGCGACTTCCTGCGCGGCGTCGGCCCCGGCGACCGGGCCCACCGCGGCCGGCACCGGGCGACCGCACCGGTCCGGTCTCCCCAACAGGACTTGAGGTGA
- a CDS encoding glycosyltransferase family 2 protein: protein MSGHTVRRVARAPWTLLKAVFGWLVLFEARNKVLLAPSAFRLRRVEDAEVRRLAATLPAPPSALVATVIATHRRPEALLAAVRSALGQTVRDHVVIVVDDGAGLPELPDDPRLFAVSLSRNTGVAGVVRNVGIRLTRSRYVAFLDDDNLWEPDHLERALTVLDAPDGPDAVYTALRRLLPDGSEKDILSVPYDRRRSARESFLDTNAFVARRTRSLHFSRLRRTPEVLPREDWELIHRYGRGHRVRHVPHPTVRYLVNPASFYTDW from the coding sequence GTGAGCGGCCACACGGTGCGCCGCGTCGCGCGGGCTCCCTGGACGCTGCTGAAGGCCGTCTTCGGATGGCTGGTGCTCTTCGAGGCCCGCAACAAGGTCCTGCTGGCACCCTCAGCGTTCCGGCTGCGCCGGGTCGAGGACGCCGAGGTCCGCCGGCTGGCCGCCACCCTGCCGGCCCCGCCCTCGGCGCTGGTCGCCACGGTCATCGCCACGCACCGCCGTCCCGAGGCACTGCTCGCCGCGGTGCGCTCGGCCCTGGGGCAGACCGTGCGCGACCACGTCGTGATCGTGGTCGACGACGGCGCCGGACTGCCCGAACTCCCGGACGACCCACGCCTGTTCGCCGTCTCCCTGTCCCGCAACACGGGCGTGGCGGGCGTCGTGCGCAACGTCGGCATCCGCCTCACGCGTTCGCGGTACGTCGCGTTCCTGGACGACGACAACCTGTGGGAACCCGACCATCTGGAACGGGCGTTGACGGTCCTGGACGCCCCCGACGGGCCGGACGCCGTCTACACGGCACTGCGCCGCCTGCTGCCGGACGGCAGCGAGAAGGACATCCTGTCGGTGCCCTACGACCGGCGCCGCTCCGCCCGTGAGTCCTTCCTGGACACCAACGCCTTCGTCGCCCGCCGCACCCGCTCCCTGCACTTCAGCCGGCTGCGCCGGACACCGGAGGTGCTGCCCCGGGAGGACTGGGAGCTCATCCACCGCTACGGGCGCGGGCACCGGGTGCGCCATGTGCCGCATCCGACCGTCCGCTACCTGGTGAACCCGGCCAGCTTTTACACGGACTGGTGA